One Microcebus murinus isolate Inina chromosome 10, M.murinus_Inina_mat1.0, whole genome shotgun sequence DNA segment encodes these proteins:
- the TMPO gene encoding thymopoietin isoform X1, translated as MPEFLEDPSVLTKDKLKSELVANNVTLPAGEQRKDVYVQLYLQHLTARNRPPLAAGANSKGPPDFSSDEEREPTPVLGSGAAAAGRSRAAVGRKATKKTDKPRLEDKDDLDVTELTNEDLLDQLVKYGVNPGPIVGTTRKLYEKKLLKLREQGTESRSSTPLPTISSSAENTRQNGSNDSDRYSDNEEGKKKEHKKVKSTRDFVPFSELPTTPYGGFFQGISFPEISTRPPLGSTELQAAKKIHTSKGDLPREPLTATKLPGRRQLQKLASGGNLFISSKPSHDRCLEKSSSSSSQHELTAMLVSTAASPSLIKETTTTCYKDIVENIYSGEKSGIQPLCPERSHIADQSILSSERKGLEESERSQQISPPLAQAIRDYVNSLLVQGGLGSLPGTSNSVPPLDIENICKRIDQSKCQETESLSPPQKFRRLKEKSVEEGDSGSSMVFQNIPGSELMSFAKSVVSHSLTTLGIEMSKQSQHGKLDASELSFPFHESVLKVIEEQWQQIDRQVPSLAHKYPISSREATQILSVPEVDDEILGLISEATPPAGIQAASTESCDKQLDLALCRAYEAAASALQIATHTAFVAKAMQADISQAAQILSSDPSRMYQALGILSKTYDAASYICEAAFDEVKLAAYTMGNSTVGRRHLWLKDCKINSASKNKLAITSFKGGMLFGGEVYKVIKKRGNKH; from the exons ATGCCGGAGTTCCTGGAAGACCCCTCGGTCCTGACGAAAGACAAGTTGAAGAGTGAGTTGGTCGCCAACAATGTGACGCTCCCGGCCGGGGAGCAGCGCAAAGACGTGTACGTACAGCTCTACCTGCAGCACCTGACGGCGCGCAACCGGCCGCCGCTCGCCGCGGGCGCCAACAGCAAGGGGCCGCCGGACTTCTCCAGTGACGAGGAGCGCGAACCCACCCCAGTCCTCGGCTCCGGGGCCGCCGCCGCGGGCCGCAGTCGAGCCGCCGTTGGCAGG AAAGCCACAAAGAAAACTGATAAACCCAGACTTGAAGATAAAGATGATCTAGATGTAACAGAGTTGACTAATGAAGATCTTCTGGATCAGCTTGTGAAATATGGAGTGAATCCTGGTCCTATTGTGG GAACAACCAGGAAGCTATATGAGAAAAAGCTGTTGAAACTTAGGGAACAAGGAACAGAATCAAGATCTTCTACTCCTCTGCCAACAATTTCTTCGTCAGCAGAAAATACAAGGCAGAATGGAAGTAATGATTCTGACAGATACAGTGACAACGaagaag gaaagaagaaagaacacaagAAAGTGAAGTCCACTAGggattttgttcctttttctgaACTTCCAACTACTCCCTATGGTGGATTTTTTCAGGgtatttcttttcctgaaatcTCCACCCGTCCTCCTTTGGGCAGTACTGAACTACAGGCAGCTAAGAAAATACACACTTCTAAGGGAGACCTACCTAGGGAGCCTCTTACTGCCACAAAGTTGCCTGGCAGGAGACAGTTGCAGAAATTAGCCTCTGGAGggaatttgtttatttcctccAAACCTAGCCATGATAGGTGTTTAGAGAAAAGTTCTTCGTCATCTTCTCAGCATGAACTCACTGCCATGTTGGTCTCTACTGCAGCTTCTCCTTCACTGATTAAAGAAACCACCACTACTTGCTATAAAGacatagtagaaaatatttacagtggAGAGAAAAGTGGAATTCAACCATTATGTCCTGAGAGATCCCATATTGCAGATCAGTCGATTCTCTCCAGTGAAAGGAAAGGACTAGAAGAGTCTGAGAGATCACAACAAATTTCTCCACCACTTGCTCAGGCAATCAGAGATTATGTCAATTCTCTGTTGGTCCAGGGTGGGTTAGGTAGTTTGCCTGGGACTTCTAACTCTGTACCCCCACTGGATATAGAAAACATATGCAAGAGAATTGATCAATCTAAGTGTCAAGAAACTGAATCCCTGTCTCCTCCACAGAAATTCCGTAGACTCAAAGAGAAGTCAGTAGAGGAAGGGGATTCCGGTTCCTCTATGGTGTTTCAGAATATACCTGGATCTGAACTGATGTCTTTTGCCAAAAGTGTTGTCTCGCACTCACTGACTACCTTAGGTATAGAAATGTCTAAGCAATCACAGCATGGTAAACTAGATGCCTCAGAACTATCTTTTCCCTTCCATGAATCTGTTTTAAAAGTAATTGAAGAGCAGTGGCAGCAAATTGACAGGCAAGTGCCTTCATTGGCACACAAGTATCCAATTTCTTCCAGAGAGGCAACACAGATATTGTCAGTTCCAGAAGTAGATGATGAAATTTTAGGATTGATTTCTGAAGCCACTCCACCAGCAGGTATTCAGGCAGCCTCCACTGAGTCTTGTGATAAACAGTTGGACTTAGCACTCTGTAGAGCATATGAAGCTGCAGCATCAGCATTGCAGATTGCAACCCACACAGCCTTTGTAGCTAAAGCTATGCAGGCAGACATTAGTCAGGCTGCACAAATTCTTAGCTCAGATCCTAGTCGTATGTACCAGGCACTTGGAATTCTGAGCAAAACATACGACGCAGCCTCATATATTTGTGAAGCTGCATTTGATGAAGTGAAGTTGGCTGCCTATACCATGGGAAATTCCACTGTAGGTCGCCGACATCTTTGGTTGAAGGATTGCAAAATTAATTCAGCTTCTAAGAATAAGCTGGCCATTACATCTTTTAAAGGTGGAATGTTATTTGGAGGAGAAGTgtataaagtaattaaaaagcGTGGAAATAAACACTAA